The sequence CCCCCGTCTGTGGTTCTCAATAATATCTCAATAATATGGGTATCTCAGCGAAATAATTTTCCAACGGTGACAATAAATAGAGGTGCCCTGAAATGAATCCCTGGTTTTCCAGGTCAATTTAGGCTACACTCTCACCCAGTACTGTGTTCCAGGGGATGACCATGCCGATTGTGGCGACTGTGCCGGTGTCAGCCGATCCGACGGCGGTTTTGATCGCTGTCCTGTTGAGTTTGGCGGTCATTTACCTGGCGAGTCGGTTGGGGGGGGGACTTTGCGCCCGGTTTGATTTGCCGCCGGTGTTGGGGGAATTGTTGGCGGGTGCGGTGGTGGGAGTTTCCATTTTGCATCTGCTGGTGTTTCCTGAAGGAGGGGCGACGGCGCAGGATTCCCTACTCATGCAGGCAGTACAGCCTTTTTTGCACCTGTCCCCGGCGGTGTGGGAGGCCACCTTTGATGCCGAGGGGGAAGTGGTGTCGGTGCTGTCCGAGTTGGGGGTGATTATTCTCCTATTTGAGATTGGTTTGGAATCGAATCTCCAGGAACTCCTGCGGGTGGGGGCGCAGGCGGCGATTGTGGCGGTGATCGGGGTGACGGTGCCCTTTGTGGCGGGAACCCTGGGGTTGATTTATCTATTCCATGTGCCGACGATTGCGGCTATTTTTGCGGGGGCGGCTCTGACGGCGACCAGTATTGGCATCACGGCGAAGGTATTGGCGGAACTGCAACAGTTAAGTTCCTCGGAAGGGCAGGTGATCCTGGGGGCGGCGGTTTTGGATGACATTTTGGGGATTATTATCCTGGCGGTGGTGGCGAGTTTGGTGAAAACCGGGGAAGTGGAACTCAGCCGGGTGGGGTATTTGATTGTGGGTGCCGCCGTTTTTTTGGTGGGTTCGGTGCTGGTGGGGCGATTGCTCAGCCCTTGGTTTGTGGCGCTGGTGAATAATCTGAAAACCCGGGGCAGTTTGCTGATTTTGTCCCTCATCCTCATGCTGATCCTGGCGGTGATTGGGGCGGCGATCCAGTTGGAGGCGATTTTGGGGGCGTTTACGGCGGGGTTGATTCTTTCGGAAACGGATAAACAGCAGGAATTGGAAGAACAGGTGATCCCGTTGGCGGATTTTTTTGTGCCAATTTTCTTTGTTTGTGTTGGGGCAAAAACGGATTTCAGTGTGTTCAACCCGGCGATCCCGGCGAATCGGGAGGGGCTGGTGCTGGCGGGGTTTTTGGTGGCGGTGGCGATTGTCGGTAAGGTGGCGAGTGGGTTGGGGGTGGGTTGGGGCGGTGAAAAGCTCAACCGGTTGGCGGTCGGGGTGGGGATGATCCCCCGGGGGGAAGTGGGGCTGGTGTTTGCGGCGGCAGGTTCCAGCAGTGGTGCCCTGAGTGAAGCCCTGGATGCGGGGATTGTGGTAATGGTGATTTTAACCACCTTCCTGGCACCCCCCCTCCTGCGGTTTGTGTTTCCCAGCCGCAGTGCCACCCCTGTCGCAACCCCGGAACCCCATGTTTAACGCCACCGAGTCCCACCGTTCCGAGTACGACCGCCTGAAACTCTGGTTGGTGCGGGTGACGCTTCTGTTGAGTTGGGGCACGTTTGCCCTCTGTTGGTGGGTGTACGGACTGAATGTGGCGGTGAGCTACCTGTTGGGGGCGATGGTCGGGCTGATTTACCTGCGGTTGTTGGCACGCAGTGTGGGGAATTTGGGTGTGGCTGGACGCACTCCCTTTGTTTCTTCCCGGCTGTTGTTGGTGGTGGCGTTATTTATCCTGGTGGTGCGCTGGCCGAGCTTGCAACTCCTGCCCGCCATCCTGGGTTTTTTGACCTACAAGCTAACCATTTTGCTGTACACCATCCAGACGACCCTAGGGGGGGGACAACAGCAGAGTGGGGGAAGTCCCATTCAGCACCAACCCCCGCAACCAGCGGCTGATCAACCGCTCACTCCAGCGGCGGGCAACGTACTGGGCGAATTGGCCCGTCTCCGGGCGGAACACCATCTGGGAGACGAGGGGTAAAAACCGGCGGGGTTCAAATCCCGGCACGCCCTGCAAAATCCCCCACAGGGAACGCAAATGCTCCCAACTAGCGGGTACGGTGGCGGTGGGGTGATGCCCATTGGGCAGGAATTGTTGCCAAACATTTTGTCCCCATTGGTCTAACCCCAAGACTAATTCTTCCGCCAATTTTTCCCGGATAAAACTGCCCCGCTCGGAAAAGAGAAAATCCCCCACCTGCACCATCACTTTTTCCAGGTCAAAATCCTCACTCTGGGCGGCATTTTTGATCAGATTTTCCA comes from Synechococcus sp. C9 and encodes:
- a CDS encoding cation:proton antiporter, with protein sequence MTMPIVATVPVSADPTAVLIAVLLSLAVIYLASRLGGGLCARFDLPPVLGELLAGAVVGVSILHLLVFPEGGATAQDSLLMQAVQPFLHLSPAVWEATFDAEGEVVSVLSELGVIILLFEIGLESNLQELLRVGAQAAIVAVIGVTVPFVAGTLGLIYLFHVPTIAAIFAGAALTATSIGITAKVLAELQQLSSSEGQVILGAAVLDDILGIIILAVVASLVKTGEVELSRVGYLIVGAAVFLVGSVLVGRLLSPWFVALVNNLKTRGSLLILSLILMLILAVIGAAIQLEAILGAFTAGLILSETDKQQELEEQVIPLADFFVPIFFVCVGAKTDFSVFNPAIPANREGLVLAGFLVAVAIVGKVASGLGVGWGGEKLNRLAVGVGMIPRGEVGLVFAAAGSSSGALSEALDAGIVVMVILTTFLAPPLLRFVFPSRSATPVATPEPHV